A region from the Desulfurispira natronophila genome encodes:
- a CDS encoding integron integrase, which produces MKEIPRVVAEVFVRRMQVAGVSLIEQRQYLKWLRFYFDFCHKYNFSVEKEESLKAFVNKLTEKRQTPENQRQATRSVNVYFDILRQNDSQPPSVEEYVSAQEYSGLSWESVFAELKGAIRLRNYSQSTYRTYAGWIARFEGFLKGKMPDKIEMADVKAFLTDLAVNAKVSGSTQNQAFNALLFLFRHVLKRENEFDAKEGIVRAKQKKYIPVVLTREEVDIVIAKLRYPYNLIAKMLYGCGLRLFECLNLRMHCLNLDEQILTIHDGKGQKDRTVPLPEVLLKELKAHVAKVKSLYEEDLNQNYHGAFLPEGIEKKYPAAALEFAWQWLFPAKQLTSVPQTGEKRRYHLHETHVQKAIRGAVKRAALMKRVTAHTFRHTFASHLLQANVDIRTIQTMLGHSDVRTTMIYTNTVKSRTIKEQISPLDIGKIDL; this is translated from the coding sequence ATGAAAGAAATACCAAGAGTGGTTGCTGAAGTTTTTGTGCGACGGATGCAAGTTGCCGGCGTATCTTTGATTGAACAACGGCAATACCTTAAGTGGCTCAGGTTTTATTTTGATTTTTGTCATAAATACAACTTTTCTGTGGAAAAAGAGGAAAGCCTAAAGGCATTTGTTAATAAGTTGACCGAGAAACGGCAAACACCTGAAAATCAGAGGCAGGCAACTCGAAGTGTTAACGTTTATTTTGACATACTTCGGCAAAACGATTCACAGCCGCCCTCGGTTGAGGAGTATGTAAGTGCACAAGAATATTCAGGGCTTTCGTGGGAGTCGGTTTTTGCAGAACTCAAAGGGGCTATTAGACTTCGCAATTACTCTCAGAGTACCTATAGGACTTATGCCGGATGGATAGCCAGATTCGAAGGATTTCTTAAAGGGAAAATGCCTGATAAAATTGAAATGGCCGATGTAAAAGCTTTCTTGACTGACCTGGCAGTTAATGCAAAAGTTTCGGGGTCAACCCAGAACCAGGCATTCAACGCCCTGCTGTTTTTATTCAGGCACGTTCTGAAACGCGAAAATGAGTTTGATGCCAAAGAAGGCATTGTCAGAGCAAAGCAGAAAAAATATATTCCAGTGGTCCTTACTCGCGAAGAAGTGGATATAGTCATTGCCAAACTCAGGTACCCCTACAATCTTATAGCAAAGATGCTGTATGGTTGCGGCCTGAGGCTTTTTGAATGTCTTAATCTGAGAATGCATTGCCTTAACCTTGATGAGCAAATTCTCACAATACATGATGGCAAAGGGCAGAAAGACCGAACTGTGCCGCTTCCTGAAGTGCTTTTGAAAGAACTTAAAGCTCATGTCGCCAAGGTCAAAAGCTTATATGAAGAGGATTTGAATCAGAATTATCATGGTGCTTTTCTCCCTGAGGGAATAGAGAAAAAGTACCCTGCTGCTGCTCTTGAGTTCGCATGGCAATGGCTGTTTCCCGCCAAGCAACTTACCAGTGTTCCGCAAACTGGCGAAAAGCGAAGATACCACCTGCATGAAACCCATGTGCAAAAAGCCATAAGAGGTGCTGTTAAAAGAGCTGCGCTGATGAAAAGAGTTACCGCCCACACCTTTCGACATACTTTTGCCAGTCATCTTTTGCAGGCAAATGTAGATATACGAACCATCCAAACCATGCTAGGGCACAGCGATGTCAGAACCACAATGATTTACACCAATACGGTGAAAAGTAGAACAATAAAAGAACAGATCAGCCCTCTGGATATTGGAAAAATTGATCTTTAG
- a CDS encoding helix-turn-helix domain-containing protein, producing MSIIHSFGARLQKIRKEKGLSQEKLAELSGLHRTYISSLERGSRNPTLTTMHAIACALNVEISFLVIGIADE from the coding sequence ATGAGCATAATTCATTCATTCGGGGCAAGGCTCCAGAAAATACGGAAAGAAAAGGGGCTTTCGCAAGAAAAGCTTGCGGAGCTTTCAGGGCTTCATCGAACATATATTAGTTCTTTGGAAAGAGGCTCCAGAAACCCAACTCTTACGACTATGCATGCAATAGCTTGCGCCTTGAATGTTGAAATTTCATTCTTGGTTATAGGCATTGCAGATGAGTAA